In the genome of Actinomycetes bacterium, the window CAGGAGGCTCCCGAACGCGGCGCCGAGACCCCGCCGGAGCCGGCCCGGCCGCAGACCGACTGACCCTGGCTGGCCCCTTCCCTCGACGCGGCCGGGGCGGCAGACTCGGTCCTGGGGGGCACCGCGGCAGGAGGTCGCCATGCGTGTGCTCATCGTCGTCGACTCGAGGTGCAGCGGAACCCGCAAGCTGGCCGAGGCCGTGGCCGAGGGCATGCTGCCGCACGACGTCCTGCTCGAGGACGTCGGCAGCCCGGCACCCGGCCGGGACGTGGACCTGGTGGTCGTGGGCGGTCCGCGGATCGACCCGGAGCTGGCGGCCTGGCTGGCCGGTCTCGAGCCGGTGGACTGGGTGCGCGCAGCGGCGTTCGACACTCGCTCGGAGCCCCAGCGGCCGCTCACCGGGGCGACCGGCCACGGGATCGGCCAACAGCTGCGGCGGGTCGGCTACCGGCTGATCGCCGCCCCGGAGAGCTTCCGCGTGGACGGCCCGGCGGAGGCGCCCGACCAGCCGGCCGAAGGGGAGCTGGACCGGGCCAGGGCCTGGGGCGCCGCGCTGGGCACCCGGCTCCCCGCCGGCTGACCCCCCCTCTGCAGGAAGGTGCCCTTCATGCGGGGTGGGGGTGGCCGCCGGTAGGTTGCCGGGATGGTCGATCTCTTCCGCCCCGGGCTGCTCGACGGCCGTACCGCGCTGGTCACCGGAGGGGGCACCGGCATCGGCCGGGCCACCGCGCTGGAGCTCGCCTCGCTCGGGGCGAGGGTGGCGGTCACCGGGCGGCGCGCCCAGCTCGTCGAGGAGACCGCCGCGCTGGCCCAGCGGGCCGGGGGTGACGTGCTCGCCTACCCGTGCGACGTCCGTGAGCCGGACCAGGTGGACGCCATGCTGGACGCCGTGCTGGCCGCGCACGGACGCATCGACATCCTGGTGAACAACGCCGGCGGCCAGTTCGTCTCGCCGGCCGAGGGCATCTCGCTCAACGGGCTGCGGGCGGTCACCCGGCTCAACCTGGACGCCGTGTTCAACCTGACCACCCAGGTGGCGAACCGGTCGATGATCCCCCACGGCTACGGCAAGGTCGTCTCGGTCGTCATCAGCCCGCGGCGGGCGATGCCCGGGATGGCCCACTCGGCGGCCGCCCGCGCCGGGGTGGAGAGCATGACCCGGACCATGGCCGTGGAGTGGGGCCGGCACGGCATCCGGCTCAACTGCGTGGCCCCCGGCATCATCCACACCGAGGCCTGGGAGCGGTACGGCCTGGACCCCGACCTGGTGGCCTCCGCGCTGCCGGCCGGTGTCCTCGGAACCCCGGAGGACGTCGCGCACGCGATCGTCTTCCTGTCCACGCCGGCCAGCGACTACATCACCGGCGACACGGTGCTGGTGGACGGCGGCCTGGACAACGCGGGCCCCACGACCGGGTGGGCCACGAATCGCGGCTGAGGCCGGCCGCAAGCGGACTCCAAGCGGACCGACAGCGGCCGAGGGCAGGGTCTGACTCGGATCGACCACGTCGCCGGCCTCGCGCCGGTCTGCGCCGAGGCCTACCGCTGCGGCAGCCAGTCCCGCATGATGTCCCGCATCGACCCGGCGACGCCGTCGATCCTGCTGTGCGCACGGGATCGTCACCGGCTCCTGACCGAGACCGACGGAGGCGTCATGCAGACCCGAAGCTTCACGCTCTACGTCGCGGCCACGTCCGGGCAGGTGTGGCGGGCCCTCACCGACCCCGAGCTGACCCGCCAGTTCTACTTCGGGCTGGCGGTCTGCTCGGACTGGACCCCCGGCGCCACCATCACGTTCTGCGGTGGGGAGCCGGCCTCGACGCTGGTCGGCCAAGTGGTGCACGTCGACCATGGACGCCGGCTGGTGCACAGCTTCGGCAGCGGCAGCGGCAGCGGCAGTGACGGCGACCCGGCCGACGACGCGCAGTCCTGGGTCAGCTGGGAGCTGACCGACATCGAGCCCGGCGTCGTCCGGGTGGCGCTCACCCACGACGATCTCGAGCGCCGGCCGGACGTCGAGCTCGACGAGTCCTGGCTGCGGCTGCTCTGCAGCCTG includes:
- a CDS encoding flavodoxin, whose amino-acid sequence is MRVLIVVDSRCSGTRKLAEAVAEGMLPHDVLLEDVGSPAPGRDVDLVVVGGPRIDPELAAWLAGLEPVDWVRAAAFDTRSEPQRPLTGATGHGIGQQLRRVGYRLIAAPESFRVDGPAEAPDQPAEGELDRARAWGAALGTRLPAG
- a CDS encoding SDR family oxidoreductase, with amino-acid sequence MVDLFRPGLLDGRTALVTGGGTGIGRATALELASLGARVAVTGRRAQLVEETAALAQRAGGDVLAYPCDVREPDQVDAMLDAVLAAHGRIDILVNNAGGQFVSPAEGISLNGLRAVTRLNLDAVFNLTTQVANRSMIPHGYGKVVSVVISPRRAMPGMAHSAAARAGVESMTRTMAVEWGRHGIRLNCVAPGIIHTEAWERYGLDPDLVASALPAGVLGTPEDVAHAIVFLSTPASDYITGDTVLVDGGLDNAGPTTGWATNRG
- a CDS encoding SRPBCC domain-containing protein is translated as MQTRSFTLYVAATSGQVWRALTDPELTRQFYFGLAVCSDWTPGATITFCGGEPASTLVGQVVHVDHGRRLVHSFGSGSGSGSDGDPADDAQSWVSWELTDIEPGVVRVALTHDDLERRPDVELDESWLRLLCSLKTLLETGAALLPPTAEG